In Brassica napus cultivar Da-Ae chromosome A3, Da-Ae, whole genome shotgun sequence, the sequence agtttaattaagagcagtctagaactcggatcactcaagtagaacagcccactgtcgtggaactgccccctatgctgatcgatcttgatacctaaactctcgtttggatcaagatgcgacagcaagcaatagaggtcaagtccgatatgttcacaaaacaccctaacatctactttcgctggttagggatgcaatgctcattcaagttatgtctagcaacctataacacttttgatgaatagattaaacctagaatcaggcactaagtggttaacttgatgcaagccttaagaacaacagtgaatgaagacaatcgatttataacttatttatgtcaagctcacggatctaacaccctaacaccctagactaagcaagctgactactcagccatggagcaagaaaacacagatacagagactgaataaaacatgtgtagataaaatagaataagggttcagggggttcttctctatggtgagagagatggatccttctccctttacaaagtatCAAATCACAAGTCTCCAACTCTAAGGTCTGGTTTCTTCTCCCAAAAACAGCGTAGAATAATAaggaaaaacagaaaaagaagatatatcaaaaccacaggcggctgggagagaaaatagagagattagggcaaatcccgaaataggttgttgtttccttaaaaatctctgccgctggaacactccctcggaacagtcactcgggttgctccgctatccggaacagtcatcaagactgttctgcgtgaaaatcaccaaattgcactgttttctgcctcttttgttccagctggttcatctcccatccaatgcaactccagacctgtaatgactcgaaaaggactaggaagactcgataaagacttgaaaaccaatttaaaaacatatatacaagatgtataaaacaccatatatcagtgGTGGTGGTCGTCGCCATCTTTATCATAATAATGGTAACGTTAAAGGCAATGTCGGTGGAGGATCCGCCGGAGCCAGTGAGTATTACAACAATATTCCGGCTATTATCTCGTTTAATCAAAGCGGGATACAGAACCATTTGGTTCATGGTACTCAACCTTTTATCCCTTAAGAAGAGAAATAACTTTATATGGACGGTCGTAAAATAAGAGACGCTCTATAATCTAAGCATTATATATTACATCAATacattgaaaataaattaaattacactGAAATCTTATATACGTAACATTTTGTTATCATTGTTTTGCCCCGTTTTGGCTATACTGATTtgtacaattttattttctcgaACTGATTATAAAAGAAATGTAcaaagatcttttttttttttttttttttgatcaaagatGTACAAAGATCTCTCTTTCCCTCTTGGTACCTAAAtccattttgatattttgtcgGCAATCCATGGGGAACGGTAGCTTAGTAATTGCAAAATCTAATACATagtaaaaatgaaaatcaaTTGCCAATGGTTGTGTCAGTAAAAAAAATTGCCAGTGGttgtgtgtgtcagtgtgttgACAACATTGtatcgaaaataaaatatacatcaCTATGTACTTACTGTATTACAATATATCTTCACTGCTACCACAACATCCGCAAGATCACTTTGGTATAAAAACATATCTAgtgaaaatcataaaaatattcaCCAAATGACATATTTTCTTCATTTGCTAGACGTGGCCATTAAACTTTGAATTGAAgtctgtaaattttttttttatcttttaaaatctCTCCCAAGCGACAAGTTTATTATACATCAACAAAACTTTTCTGCTTACTAATAGTTGCTTTTATGATAAATCCGCTATTGGTTAATAACTTAATATCTTTGTTCGGAAAATTCGCTAGGGGCTACGCGTGCGCCGTGCAGCGAACCCGGGCTTAGCAAGTTATCCAAAAATCGGAAATAAATAGGGGAGTAttcggaattttttttttctgatatttTAGCCATAGATgcgtatatatattaaatatgttgAGTAATAACGAATGTAGAGCGTGGCCTAGTGGGTTGGGTCATCTATCTTCGGCCAAGAGACCCGGGTTCGAATAGCAGGTTGTGGTATTTTGCTAtattttttcgtttttctttaattagtgttaaaatatgattttaccctcttcttcttcaatttgTAGGTCGAGTTTCTGCAACACTTTCACAGCGCCGGTCCATCTCTATCGAAGGCCCCACTCAAGATGGGCTTCACCTGTGtgagctttaaaaaaaaaatcaatgaacGGACTTTACTTAAAGAATAATTTGGACAAAAGTTTTGGACCCTATGCGTACGCCCCGGGCCGGGCCTGCACTTCAATGGCGTTTTCAAGCTTCTTATCGTTGTTCACCATTTTTCCTTCGTTTTATGCGGTAAAGTTACTAGATCTACTTAAAAACATCAGATTTCGAACTTAAAACCtaagaaaatcattttttccgtaTAATACAATTGAATCGTTGCAAATCGCCACGCTCATTCATCATATCACGTTTACTCGGCCGCTGAATCGGCCAGGTGGACGCGTTTTTGAACACTGGTTAatatacaacaacaaaacaagttGTAAAGGGGTTTAAGTAATCCAAAATGTGTGAGATGGGctataattgatttttttgttaaagaaagAAGGCCCATAAAAGCCCATTCCTTAGGAGTTTCGAGGTTTttgagataaaaataaattgaaaaccaGAGAAGTCATTTATTTGGTTTCGtgtctctctatctctctatctctttatctctctctctctcatccaAATCCAGAGCCACCATGTTTTTCAATCGGCCATCAGTGTTCACCGGTCAAGGTAACGCAAGCTACAGCTGTCATTTTCGGATGGGCCCACAAGATCTCGGCTAATGATTGCCCAATCGATTCCGGTTGTTCTTTGCCGTTCGATGATAGTTTCTCATCCCAGAGCGCTGTTCCATGATACCATACGGTATATGGATGTAGCTGATTCCAGCCTGTTCATCTCGACTTAACAGTTAGTTACACGGTTAGAGTGGACGTTTGAATTTAGCCGTTTGATTGGGTAGATGCTCATCCAACAGCTATACAATCTCTGGTACCATGCTCTGCATCACAGTGAACCAAATCGAGGTATATATTTCAGCTCCTCTGAAGCTTTCCTCTTGAACTTTCACCTTTCCCTCTCTAAGCTTCAAACAATGGCAGAAGAAAGATTACATACATGGACTCCAATCAAGGAGGCCATCGATGAGCTGTGGAAAGCTTATCTCTCTCCACCGGTAGGACGTGATCTTGAGTTCTTCTGTAACCTATTCAACGATCATGACCAGCGATTTCCACCAGGGTAAGCTCTTCTCtgatctctcttcttctctgatATCTCTTCTAGTTGCTTTCCCTTCTTCTCTGATCTCTCTTCTAATTCTGATTGATTGATTGTGATCTAACTGCTTTCCCTTCTTCTCTGATTGATTGTGATCCAGTTTTCTTGAAAACTTCAGCATGCTGTTCAAAGCTCTCAGAGGCTCTCATCCTATCGACACTCTCCCTGAACATCTGCTGAAGATTTTCAAGAAAGTTGCTTGGAATCAGGATCTTCCATGGAATCCAAAAGCTGATCCACAGTATCTAGTGaggatttttctttctttctatttgTTGCTTTgcagtatttatttatttatcgcTCTGTTCACATTCACAGGCTCCCCAGTCCTTGATGCTGAAACTCTTTCATCACGTCAGAGATAAGATTaaggaaagagaaagagatcacAGGAGGAGGGAGAAGGAATCGCTGATGAAACTTAAGTTTGATGAAGCAACTAGTCTTGTGGTTTCTCTCAACAATGCCATAGAAGATCTCTGGTGTGCATTTCTGACTCCCCCTCTAGGTCATCTCAGGTCATTAATAGCTGTTCTCGTTAATGGAGACGCACGGTTCCCAAACAAGTGAGtgcgttattttttttttatttgtgtcgTTTGGTAGTTGTTTATCTTGCCATCTTACTTACACGTGCTCTCCTTCTATAGCTTCCTTGATGATTTCTTGGAGATATTCAATCATCTCTGTGGATTCAACACAACAGGCAAAGAAGAGTATGTGAAGATATTCAAAGGGGTTGAGTGGAATTCCCATGATGATCCAGATTACAAGGTCTACTTTCATAGCTAGTGTTGTTGATTTATTGTTTGATTCTTTTAGTCATTATTATCTGTCCACTGATTTGATCATTACTCTTTTAGATTCCCAAGAGTTTGATGGAGGATCTGTTTGAAAACCTTTCGGCTGATTTGGAGGTTGAAGAAACAGTAACAGCTGAGCAGATTGAAGCCaacataaagagagagaggaggcTGAAGGAAGATTCTGCAAAGAACTCTGTGGCATTCAAGAAGATGGCTTATCATGAAGGTCGCTTGGGCAGGGACGTGGCTAAGAAAGAAACCCAACTCAAAATCGCTGCAAACCGGATGAAGAACACTGGCAAGAATCAGAAGAAGTAATATCTCGGTCTCTTTTATATTGCTTAAAAAAAGTATTCCTTTTAAATTGCATTTGTGTTGGGTAATTCGGATGGTCTAGAACTTGTGGTGTATATCTCGGTCTTTTTCTTTTCAGCAGTGTTGGAACTTGTGCTGGGTTATTGTTTTTGCATATTGAACTAGAAAGTTGTGCATGAATAGAGAGCTACATCTATAGTCAAAAATCTCTGTTAtactgtaaaaaaaaactaccgTATTTCTTTTAGTTTACCTTTTGTATGTTGGACCTTGTGCTGCTTTTATAATTGTTCTATTGTGAATAGAGAGCGACATCTATAGTCAAATCAAGTCGGTGCAGCTTGAGTTAGGATCCTCCATCTCTAAAATCGTTAAGAACGAACCCACGAATATATGAGCCCCAATCCCAACTAGTTTTTGAGCCTGTGCCCACTAATCATCTAATAGCTGCTTGAGCTTAATGAATACTCTAGGTTCCGCCTTCCCTTATGTACACAAGTTTAcatttcaaatatgtttttaaaaagacaGCTTTTTCCACAGATCGAAGAATCTCAGTGTTTTATAATTTGTAGGAAAAAGAAATGAACAAGACGCAAGAGTCGTGCCTACTGTATTACAAAAGAGGCAAATGCCTCAGGCTCCCACAAGATTTATCAAATTCAAGGGCCTTATTTCCCaaatataattagtttaattGGTCGCTTGGTTAAATACCGTGACTTTGTTTCAGAGTTTATGTTTTTTAGCTATACTAATTAACTTCCATACATTTTATAAGAGTTATTTAGTTAGAGTTTGTTCCTTTTGgttgttttatttatgttttatatttaactTTTGCTCATTTCTAGTTTTATAGTGTAACTAATTGGTTTTCATTCTTTTATAAACTTGAGCCGGGGTCCGCGCTTCTCGCggataatatgttttattaaagtaaatttttatatttttgtagttttaagTATCAAACATTAGAAGTTAAGTTTTGTTCGTTGTAGAATTAACCATAGAGTTTTTGTTTGAATGCGATGCGGTGATCAATTTCTGTTTTCTAAACAATAGtaagtttgaaaaatatatgGTTGTTTGCATTG encodes:
- the LOC125590647 gene encoding uncharacterized protein LOC125590647 isoform X2, with protein sequence MLIQQLYNLWYHALHHSEPNRERLHTWTPIKEAIDELWKAYLSPPVGRDLEFFCNLFNDHDQRFPPGFLENFSMLFKALRGSHPIDTLPEHLLKIFKKVAWNQDLPWNPKADPQYLAPQSLMLKLFHHVRDKIKERERDHRRREKESLMKLKFDEATSLVVSLNNAIEDLWCAFLTPPLGHLRSLIAVLVNGDARFPNNFLDDFLEIFNHLCGFNTTGKEEYVKIFKGVEWNSHDDPDYKIPKSLMEDLFENLSADLEVEETVTAEQIEANIKRERRLKEDSAKNSVAFKKMAYHEGRLGRDVAKKETQLKIAANRMKNTGKNQKK
- the LOC125590647 gene encoding uncharacterized protein LOC125590647 isoform X1, with product MLIQQLYNLWYHALHHSEPNREERLHTWTPIKEAIDELWKAYLSPPVGRDLEFFCNLFNDHDQRFPPGFLENFSMLFKALRGSHPIDTLPEHLLKIFKKVAWNQDLPWNPKADPQYLAPQSLMLKLFHHVRDKIKERERDHRRREKESLMKLKFDEATSLVVSLNNAIEDLWCAFLTPPLGHLRSLIAVLVNGDARFPNNFLDDFLEIFNHLCGFNTTGKEEYVKIFKGVEWNSHDDPDYKIPKSLMEDLFENLSADLEVEETVTAEQIEANIKRERRLKEDSAKNSVAFKKMAYHEGRLGRDVAKKETQLKIAANRMKNTGKNQKK